The DNA window GCATGCAACGCTGCACAGCTCACAGTCAGGAGGAGGAACACGGTGACATGCAGGATCTGAGAGGTGTGGAAGATCCAGCACTGGTTGTGAGACACATCCTCCACGACAGGCCGGAAGCCAGACAGCAGGAAGATGTAGAGAGCAGCGAGGCTCCAGAGGAGGCCGCTCACAAATAAGCAGATAACCCGTCTGGATCTGGTGTTTGTGGACTGAAACCTCCGAGTGGCAGTGAAGAAGTGATCCAAAGCGGCCACAACTACAACAGGCCACTGCAGAGTGCTGTAGACTTGTCCGATGATTTGAACCAGGAGACACACGTGATACCTGGTCAGCTTCAAGCCCAGGAGGGCGTGTCCATCACCGTGGAGCGCGGTGACGGAGAGGGTCAGGAGCGTGTCAACGACAGTGAGGGAAACGCTGAAAACCCCCAGGAAGCTTCTGCAGATGTGGTTCTTCTGCAGAAACACCAGGCTCCAGTTGAGAAGACATTTTCCTCCGAGACCGAGCAGGATGGAGGGGATGGAGATGTTCATGGTGCTCAGTTTTTACCCAGAGGTGAAGCAGATCCTGTGGGTCATTATGGAGACTGCTGCTGCAGAACGGAgaacagcattttaaaatttaaaaaagtatttctctctgacattaaatattcactttttggccacttgggggcagcagaaacaCAGTGTAAAGACAACTCTGACATATCATcactttttaaacacacaatatgtaCTTTCTACCACACGGGGCCTctgaatcaaaacaataacaaaaaaaggagtTTAGTGATGTtgtgaaaaatgaccaaaatctaAGAATGTGtcaagaattgtcactagcacttattgatgcactaatagctcttactgcactataccttgattgtttgcttttttttcttcctgttagtcgcttttggataaaagcgtcttaCAGGCGTCTACTAGATGACTTTAGCGTctactaaatgactaaatgtaaatgtaaataatatgtGGCTTTACACGGGATAAAAAGTGAATTATTGACAACTTCTGGCCGACTAAATGGAAGAGACCAATGACTGATTAAAACTGCTGATTTCTCTCGGTTTGAGCATTGTTGAAAACATTTGGGGAAGGAAAAAGTATAAGATTTAGAACACAGCAAATATTGCTAAACTCTGATTGGTGCTCAGATacataggcgtgtttccattgaatactttctgagtactttttggaaaatggctgagtgttttggctctgcCCACTAGTCAGTTCCCCTCGgtctctgttcccatacagtacttttgtagcggctaaccaaggagtccgaatgtgacaacagaccgacgcagcAAGCAGTGTTTCCAATTTAGCAACTTTATCACTTTATTTAGCGACtgttcagacccctctagagactctttttcaaaaaatctagcgacattttctggtgttattggagactcattactcttcttaacaagtagcgctgtcccaaagcactcacaagcggcccagtcctcccgcagcggTCTCTGCCAGCtgctgtcagcagagcaggagatgtaaacccctcagtgtccagtCTACACCGGTCTGCAAATTAATCACGCATGCGCAAAATCGCCGCTCAGgctcagtagcggctcagaaagtaccttccagaggcaggtactttctgagccgctacctgagctgCTAAAATGCAAACATCTCTCTGCATATTAAACTCAACAGTTGATGTTGGACCCCATAAATCAT is part of the Centropristis striata isolate RG_2023a ecotype Rhode Island chromosome 11, C.striata_1.0, whole genome shotgun sequence genome and encodes:
- the gpr160 gene encoding probable G-protein coupled receptor 160, which gives rise to MNISIPSILLGLGGKCLLNWSLVFLQKNHICRSFLGVFSVSLTVVDTLLTLSVTALHGDGHALLGLKLTRYHVCLLVQIIGQVYSTLQWPVVVVAALDHFFTATRRFQSTNTRSRRVICLFVSGLLWSLAALYIFLLSGFRPVVEDVSHNQCWIFHTSQILHVTVFLLLTVSCAALHAWCSTRLLKIPPLNDQITNQSRAHCRGSVVHQALQIFLNTWALFLVFLAVLLLLPVVIPAYLGLNVAWLCFLNSLLIAVVLCAVCSRGLAAVPPDSFCEWRFKFSLAAEDRT